The genomic window ggctttcaaagaccttagaaaggcaaggtaggatagatataggtctgtaatagtttgggtctagagtgtctccccctttgaagagggggatgactgcggcagctttccaatctttggggatctcagacgatatgaaagaggttgaacaggctagtaatagaggttgcaacaattgcggtggataattttagaaagggatggtctagattgtctagcccggatGAATCGTAGGGGtcaagattttgcagctctttcagaacatcagctatctggatttacgtgaaggagaaatgggggaggcttgggaaagttgctgtggggggtgcagggctgttgactggggtaggggtTGCCAAGTGGTAACAGATTTAAAgaagtgaagtagacaaactgCTAGTGTTTTTAAAAGTTCTATGAGTgagggaaaagcagccaacaagtgctcagcatatgtgggaactccttcaagactgttttatTCCCCTTTTGTGTTGTTCAGCCTACTGACatgaatacatacactaccgttcaaaagtttggggtcacttagaaatgtccttgttttgaaagaaaagcacttttctgtaatataaaatataaaatttatcagaaaaacagtgtagacattgttaatgttgcaaaTGACTATTGAGGCTGGaaactgctttaaaaaaaaatatatttctttttatattgaatatctacatacagtggggagaacaagtatttgatacactgccgattttgcaggttttcctacttacaaagcatgtagaggtctgtaattattatcataggtacacttcaactatgagagacggaatctaaaacaaaaatccagaaaatcacattgtatgatttttaagtaattaatttgcattttattgcatgacataagtatttgatacatcagaaaagcagaacttaatatttggtacagaaacctttgtttgcaattacagagatcatacaattcctgtagttcttgactaggtttgcacacactgcagcagggattttggcccactcctccctacagatcttctccagatccttcaggtttcggggctgtcgctgggcaatacggactttcagctccctccaaagattttctattgggttcaggtctggagactggctaggccactccaggaccttgagatgcttcttacggagccactccttagttgccatggctgtgtgcttcgtgtcgttgtcatgctggaagacccagccacgacccatcttcaatgctcttactgagggaaggaggttgttggccaagatctcgcgatacatggccccatccatcctcccctcaatacggtgcagtcgtcctgtcccctttgcagaaaagcatccccaaagaatgatgtttccacctccatgcttcacggttgggatggtgttcttggggttgtactcatacttcttcttcctccaaacacggcgagtggagttagaccaaaaagctctatttttgtctcatcagaccacatgaccttctcccattcctcctctggatcatccatatggtcattggcaaacttcagacaggcctggacatgcactggcttaagcagggggaccttgcgtgcgctgcaggattttaatccatgacggcgtagtgtgttactaatggttttctttgagactgtggtcccagctctcttcaggtcattgaccaggtcctgccgtgtagttctgggctgatccctcaccttcctcatgatcattgatgccccacgaggtgaaatcttgcatggagccccagaccgagggtgattgaccgtcatcttgaacttcttccattttctaataattgcgccaacagttgtttccttctcaccaagctgcttgcctattgtcctgtagcccatcccagccttgtgcaggtctacaattttatccctgatgtccttacacagctctctggtcttggccattgtggagaggttggaatctgtttgattgtgtgtggacaggtgtcttttatacaggtaacgagttcaaacaggtgcagttaatacaggtaatgagtggagaacaggagggcttcttaaagaaaaactaacaggtctgtgagagccggaattcttactggttggtaggtgatcaaatacttatgtcatgcaataaaatgcaaattaattatttaaaaatcatacaatatgattttctggatttttgttttagattccgtctctcacagttgaagtgtacctatgataaaaattacagacctctacatgctttgtaagtaggaaaacctgcaaaatcggcagtgtatcaaatacttgttctccccactgtaggtgtaCCGAGGCCCataatcagcaaccatcactcctgtgttccaatgtaatgttgtgttagctaatccaagtgtatcatttaaaaaaatggttttgtaatgatcaattagccttttttaaatgataaacttggattagctaacacaacgtgccattggaacacaggagtgatggttgctggtaatgggcctctgtacgcctatgtagatattccataaaaaaatcagccgtttccagccacgatagtcatttacaacattaacaatgtctacactatttctgatcaatttgatattttattttactttttttattttttaatttttttaatttttcaaaacaaggacatttataagtgacctttttttaaatgtagtgtatgtcacccggtacagccagaagaggacctggttcctctctaagtttattcctaggttcctgctttctAGGAAGTTTGTCAtaaccactgtgcttctacatctgcattgcttgctcttttaTGGTTTTAGGCTGGAtctctgtaaagcactttgacaactgctgatgtaaaaagggcttcgtaaaatacatttgatatgtacagtaccagtcaaaagtttggacacacctactcattcaagggtttttctttctgcattgtagaataatagtgaagacatcaaaactatgaaacaacatatatggaatcgtgtagtaaccaaataagtgttaaacaaatcaatatatttgagattcttcaaagtagccaccctttgccttgacagctttgcaaactcttggcattctctaaaccagcttcatacGGTAGTCACCCAGAATGCATTTCAACTAACAGGAGTGCCGTCGTaaaagttaatttgggaaatatcTTTCCTTAATGGGTTTGAgccaaacagttgtgttgtgacaaggtaggggtggtatacagaagagagccctatttgttaaaaaaacaagttcatattatggcaagaacagctcaaataagcaaagagaaacaacattccatcattactttaagacctgAAGCTCAGTCAAtggaacatttcaataactttgacagtttcttcaagtgcagtcgcaaaaccatcaagcgctatgatgaaactggctttcgtgaggatcgccacaggaatggaagacccagagttacctctgctgcaggggataagttcattagagttaccagcctcagaaattgcaggccaaataaatgcttcagagttcaagtaacagacgcatcaactgttcagaggagactgtgtgactCGGGCCTTCATGGTCGgattgatgcaaagaaaccactactaaaacacaccaataagaagagacttgcttgggctaagaaacacgagcaatggaaattagacctgtggaaatctgtcctgtggtcggatgagtccaaatttcagatttttgcttttaaccgccgtgtctttgtgagacgcagagtaggtgaccggatgatctccgcatgtgtatttcctaccgtggagcatggaggaggtgtgactttgtggggatgctttgctggtgacactgtctgatttacttataattcaaggcacatgtaaccagcatggctaccacagcattctgcagcgatacgccattccagctggtttgggcttagtgggactcatttgtttttcaacaagatgacccaacacacctccaggctgtgtaagggctatttgaccaagaaggagagtgatggagtgctgtatcagatgacctggcctccacaatcaccagaccgtaacccaattgagatggtttaggatgagttggattgcagagtgaaggaaaagcagcttgctcagcatatgtgtgaacttcaagaccgttggaaaagcattcctggtgaagctggttgatagagTGCCAAGACTGTGCCAAGCTGTCAAGgcaaggggtgaatactttgaacaatctaaaatacaagctattttgatttaacactttttgggggtggggttactacatgattccatatgtgtaataccatagttttgatgtttcaCTATTAttattcaatgtagaaaatagtaaaaatgaagaaaaacccttgaatgagtaggtgtgtcaacttctgactggtactgtatattacaccaactgactggttcttctgatgttcacacaggagatgatgttgagacattctctacatccagagagcaacagcaggaagatcacagagctaagaggtctcaccactgcccacattgtgaggaGATTTTTCCAGTTATATCAAAGCTAAAAAAACACCAaaaaatacatacaggagagactCTGTATTCCTgcactgactgtgggaagagattcacaaCACCAGCTccgctaaaagttcatcagagaacacacaaaggagagaagccttactcctgctctgactgtggaaagagtttctctcaactgcgtcacctaaaacaacatgaacgtatacacacaggagagaagccttactcctgctctgactgtggggcgaaTTTCTCTCAACTGGGCCACTTAAAACGTCATCAAGGTATACataaaggagagaagccttactcctgctctgactgtagaAAGAGTTTCTCCCTCTCGAGCTACCTAAaacaacatgaacgtatacacagaggagagaagccttacttttgctctgactgtggaaaatgcttcataACATCAATTGTTCTAAAAGTTCAccggagaacacacactggagaaaggccttacttctgctctgactgtggaaaaggCTTCACAACATCATCTGAGCTAAAagttcaccagagaacacacacaggagagaagccttactcttgctctgactgtggaaaaggCTTCACAACATCatctgagctaaaagttcatcagagaacacacacaggagagaagccttactcctgctctgactgtggaaagagtttctctcaactgcatcacctaaaacaacatgaacgtatacacacaggagagaagccttactcctgctctgactgtggggcgaaTTTCTCTCAACTGGTCAACTTAAAAAGTCACCAGGCTATACataaaggagagaagccttactcctgctctgactgtaggAAGAGCTTCTCTCAACTGGGCTACTTAAAACGTCACCAAGGTATACataaaggagagaagccttactcctgctctgactgtagaAAGAGTTTCTCCCTCTCGAGCTACCTAAAACAACATGAACGCATACAcagaggagagaagccttacttttgctctgactgtggaaaatgcttcataACATCAACTGTTCTAAAAGTTcaccggagaacacacacaggagagaagccttactcctgctctgactgtaggGCGAGTTTCTCTCAATCGAGCCACCTAAaacaacatgaacgtatacacacaggagagaagccttactcctgctctgactgtggaaaatgcttcacacaATCATCTGAGCTAAAagttcaccagagaacacacacaggagagaagccttacttctgctctgactgtggggcgagtttctctcaaTCGGGCCACCTAAaacaacatgaacgtatacatacaggagagaagccttactcttgctctgactgtaggaagagtttctctcaaatgggCCAGTTAAAAAGACACCAAGGTATACATAATGGACAgtagccttactcctgctctgactgtggaaaatgttttaaatcaTCAACTGAGCTAAACGGTCATCGGTCATTCGTTAcctctttcatgccctgcctccagtccacttaccgatatctgaacaagagagcctcatcaaaattgcaacaagcggttctgtgaaaattgaatttaatcagaagctactgacagatttctggattgggctgcgctcagagtatcctgccttgtcaaatcgcgctgttaagacactgatgccctttgcaaccacgtacctatgtgagggTGGATTCGTGGCCCTCACTAGTATacaaactaaatacaggcacagactgtgtgtggaaaaggaTTTAAGAccgactctctccaatacaatccaacattgcagagttatgtgcatcctttcaagcacacccttctcattaagttattcacaattttcaatgagcaagtaaggttttatatgtaagatggctaaataaagagcaaaattgattattgttatttgtgcccttgtcctataagagctctttgtcacaaccaggcttgtgggaagtgacaaactCAAGCCTGTGTGACAGGCTAACAATATTTGAGAGTGCGcagaccctggtgctagaggggggacgcagctggaggttgaatgtttgaagggttaCGGGACTATAAACATTTTAGGAACCGCTGGTCTAGATAATCCCAGTTCCTGCTGTGTCATGCTGATGGGAAGACTAGGGTATGGAGAACCATGAGTGCATGCACCCATGCCGTGTGTCAGCATTGcagggtggtggtgatggtgtagggtgtgttttcatggcacacattgggccccttgataaaagtggagcaacGTTTTAATGCCACAGGATGTCTAaacatcattgccaatcaggtgcatcccttTATGGCAGCAATGTATCCAGCTGCAAATGTATGTTTTCAGCAGGATTATGCCACAAGGcttgtccaggaatggttccatGGGAACCATGACAGGGAATTcagcttactgcagtggcctgccgagtcaccagatctcaatccaattgtgcATCTGTGGGAGGAGATGGAAGGAGCTATTCAGAGTAGAGATCCActcccagccaacttgacacagttgtaggaagcattggagtcaacatgggccagcatccctgtggaacacactcaatattaggaaactgtttctcatgttttgtacactccgtgtataTCAGATAAAGATAGTGTGATGATCTGTTGTTAGGCATTAGTTTGGGTGGATTATTTTATATTACTAAACAAGCTATGAATCAACTACTTGTGTTTATTGATCTGGTGGCAGGCAGCCTAACGGTTaagaatgttgggccagtaacataaaggttgctggtttgaatcctgagccaactaggtgaataatctgtcattgtgcccttgagcaaggcaattaacccttatttgtcctgtaagtctctctggataagaacatctgctaagTGACAAGAATGTAATGAAAATAATGTTTGTACATGAATTCGTGCTGGGAAACCACTTTTTTCTCATGTGTATAATTAAATGAAATAAACTGTTTGAAgtgtaatactgtatatacaatacaCAACATTATCACTTTGTTGACCCTGGTCAGAGGTACAGGACCATAGTAAACTAGACTATGTAGCTGCTGTTGTTAGTAGCTTACAGTTTCCATGTAATACAGCATGTCAAATCCCTAATGATTAggtgtataggctgctacatttatGGTTGTGTCTGTCGGCAGTGATGTGTTATCAGGCTGAATAACTACCGGAGGGAAGTGGAGAGCGCGCATTGAGCTTTGTGCGTTGTGCCCGGCCCGCCCGACATGGTCAAGAGACGCGGAGAACCTGCAGCAGCACTCTGATGTGAAGAACAGCCCTTACAAAAATGTAGGATTGTAGTACAATGAAGAGAAAAAAGTAGCATGGTATTTTCTTGGGCTGGTAGTGACCAAAAACAATATGTTTTCATTGTACTAGAGGCCTAGGAACATAGAAGAAACTGCCAGATGTGTCATAATAGCCCGGAAGTAAAGCCGCACTGGGAGACACATTTGAAATGGAATACATTGAATACATGCAGCAGGGTGGAACAATCACAGTAAaacattatttaaatgtattgttGGAAGGACTGTGGTCACCATTCATGTAATACATTAAATATATACATCAGATGGTATTGGGGAGCTATTTCATAGGGTTTTCACAGGTACATTATTTACCCATTTCAATCTTATACCAACCAACCCTATGGTTGGTGTGACTGTATTGGACAGAGCAGACCATCTGATATGCCcttacattttaattccaggttgcatATTACAATATTTAAGAGGACCAG from Salvelinus namaycush isolate Seneca chromosome 40, SaNama_1.0, whole genome shotgun sequence includes these protein-coding regions:
- the LOC120033485 gene encoding zinc finger protein 239-like — translated: MASGLSGIATKNEEGTTGTGEGPSPSGSGTHLKCDTWIQRFTTPAPLKVHQRTHKGEKPYSCSDCGKSFSQLRHLKQHERIHTGEKPYSCSDCGANFSQLGHLKRHQGIHKGEKPYSCSDCRKSFSLSSYLKQHERIHRGEKPYFCSDCGKCFITSIVLKVHRRTHTGERPYFCSDCGKGFTTSSELKVHQRTHTGEKPYSCSDCGKGFTTSSELKVHQRTHTGEKPYSCSDCGKSFSQLHHLKQHERIHTGEKPYSCSDCGANFSQLVNLKIHQRTHTGEKPYFCSDCGASFSQSGHLKQHERGL